The segment AGTAATGCCACGAGGCCAGTCATGcgaaagaaaaatatcaatcGGTTCCTCGACTTGCATGAGTTTGTGCACATCAAATTCACGAACATGATATACAGACCTAATAGTACTTTCATTATAAGGAGGCCTCTCAAAGTGTCCTGGCACATACACAACATAATAATTTCACACAAAAGCATAACTATAACAACCATAACAAAGACTAACACATAATCTATTCAGAAAATAGCCAACCTAAATGATAATGGCGCTCATTGTAAATTCCAGAAAGTCCACCTATACGAATGTTACCAAACTTAACCACTCCAGCAAATCCTAGGAAGTATATATTAGGCGCTGCCCATCCCCCATAAtaccttaaaattaaaaaataaaaataaattgtgcAACTAACGGGTTATTATTACttgaaaaatatagtaaaataaaataaaacactcACAATTCCCACAAATAATTAGAAGCTTCGTGATTTCCACCTATAAAGATGGTGGGGATTGGGGCAACTTCTTGACCCGAATAGTACTTCCAAAACGACTTCATTTCACGATATTTACGCGGCACGTTTAAGCTCTCCATATCAACCTCATTTCTCACGGCCTAAtttccaaacaaaaaaataataataataaaacaaaaacaatctcTCCtccttcattaaaaaaaaaatagaaatctaGAAATGGGAGTTTGAATTCACTTGAAAGTCGCCACAACAGAGGAGGAGATCGATCTTGTAGTTGTTGATTTGCTCCATGTATTGGAGGGTCTTGTAAACGTTTTCCAAGTCTCCATGCATGCATCCTTCTACTGCAATCTTCATCTTATTTCGCTTTAATTTCCTCCAAAGGGTTTCCTATTTCTATTCTGAAATTTCCCTTCTTTCACTTTCTATTGGTTTGACACATGTTGCTGAAGCTATTAAACCGTCCTTTTTGTTTCACGCACTGCAAAACAAAGATTGTTTAACCTCAGTAGTGCTTggagaaagaaattattttatatattaagaagCTCAGGCCAACACGCGCAATCAACCAAACTCAACAACCATTGCATATTCAGAAGGTTAGGCAGTCTATTATCTCAATTTCCAGAAgtatttcaaccaaaaaaaaaaaatgattcaaataaattatacaagttttaaaaactcataaacaaAGTTAAAGTGTGAGCCTTATAATCTTTAACTATcaaacatgattaaaaaaattaaaagactgAAGCAGCAAACACTGATCAgcagaaagggaaagaaaaagaaaggtcaGCGAACCTGCTAGGGTTTTCCTGAACCCCTGGAGTCGCTAGAGCGAGCGATTGTTCGTTTGGAGAGATGAAAGAACAGTGTGTGTGGATCAGAAAGGTCAGCTTtagcttttgttttgttttgtttttctttttaatttaaaattaaaagttatttgaaATTGGGGATGGATTTCGGAATTTAGCGTTGCTGATTGACTTTGTCCAAGGCTTCGGGGTTTGCGGTTTGTGGCCCGTCCGGTACGatttataaaaggccaaagcactatatTCCACCCAAGATATACTAATCCCTTCAAGTTTctccattaattttgaaaatcttatttaccacCTATAactgtttaaatatattaattttaagggtataatcgttactttatatttaatattaaaaataaacttaaatatgatttcatttttccttcataaaagtttaaaaattaactttttttttcttaaactaagtttgaaaaaatcacattttccctttaaagtttagtttcaaaattcaaTCACATTCTTCAATGCCATCGTCGGTCCTCTCTCTCTCCCGACGGTTCCCCTTTCTCCGACGGTCTGTCTCACCTCCACCCCAACCCTTCTAGCATCCAGAGACATTGTCATCTCATATGGGAAGACAATtcctcttcccagatgacgttTCTAGACGTTGGAAGGGTTAGGGTAGAGTTGAGACAGGCTATCAGAGGAAGGGGAACCATTGGGAGGGAGAGATGGCTGACGATGACATTAGAAAAGGTGAtcggattttgaaactaaatcctaaaagagaaatgtgattttttcaattttggcttgaaaaaaaaaatgttaatttttaaacttttagaagggaaaatgagataaattttttaaaggttaggattccgttaattttaatcaatcatggatgggtaaatgagattttcaaaattaacgaaaaaaactttggaaaatcaacataccttgggtgggaaatagtctgtTGGCCTTtataaaacataacaaataattaaaaattaaaaataatttataacagGCCAATCCATTAAAATCTTGTGAAAGTACAATTCGCGGGGTTGATTTAtctgtatttaatttaaactgaTTAAACTCCTATTCAAATTCTAATCCACCGAGTGGAatacaaataaaagattaaatttgattttataaaataaattaaatttaaattgatctaaattaaatataaaattaaattatttttagatttcaatTCATCAATatcttaaacaatttttttttttatatttaaatcaaattgattctaccctaaattgaatttgagcttgAAAAGAGTCCAATCCAATAAGAATAAAAAGTTCGAAGAAATGTATACAATATACCAAAAGGGGTTGCGTAAATGGATGCAAAATGGAGCAAGCATTATTAGCGTTAGTGAGCGTAATTCCACAGATTGAGTGGCTAAGAGAGATGCATCCATCCAGGAAGCAACTGGCTGTTTCACTTTCACTTTGATTTTCTAACTCTATCTTCTCTTTCAACaccacatagttttatttatgtggaggactcaaaccaaattaaactaaattcgAACTTTATCTAACCCAATTTGGTTCAACTTAAAAGAGTCAAAGTCAAACTTAAAATCAAGCTCAATAAGCTCACTTCTAACCAACTCAAAATTGATTCGGTTTGAggaaaatcaaactcaagttcaattcaagtttaattacAATATCAAGTTTAGCTTGAGCAGAACTTAACTTAACTATGTActtaaaccaaaataaattaaaacaacgtcattttaataagtATTAATCAAAACTGTGTTGTTTTAcccaatttgaatcaaacttttctaAGCGCACAAGCTTAACAGGCACCCCCCAAACTGTTTGCCTAAGCTAAGTTAGCATTTGAGCTTGAGccaattcgatttgaattcaccCCCAACTCAATTTCTTCTATCTTCTCagtctccctctccctctccctctcatCTTTCATCTCTTCCCTTTTTTCAACACCACGTCATGGCGTTGTCATTGCACCCATTTGTTTCTCCTCACTCCACTTGTCTCTTCAAACCACTCCTCAACATCCCTACACCAAAACTTGATACAACCATAAACCCCCAGAGACATCTTAAATCAACAACTGCAAGAACCAGGGTCTCAAAATGCCATGCAGTCGCTGATATAAGAACCAGTACTGTGGTGGAGGAAGATGACCACCAAGCTCTTCTAGGTCCTTCAATGGAAGACGAAAAGGGAGGAGAAAGATTGGTAGCAGACTATGATTGGACTGAAGAATGGTACCCACTTTACCTCACTGAAGAT is part of the Mangifera indica cultivar Alphonso chromosome 13, CATAS_Mindica_2.1, whole genome shotgun sequence genome and harbors:
- the LOC123194726 gene encoding protein TIC 55, chloroplastic-like; the protein is MALSLHPFVSPHSTCLFKPLLNIPTPKLDTTINPQRHLKSTTARTRVSKCHAVADIRTSTVVEEDDHQALLGPSMEDEKGGERLVADYDWTEEWYPLYLTEDVPDDAPLGLTVFDKQIVLYKDGHGELHCCQDRCPHRYNFSSGNVLTRYDDKKLRALPFKSPTELSCS